One part of the Malus sylvestris chromosome 2, drMalSylv7.2, whole genome shotgun sequence genome encodes these proteins:
- the LOC126611235 gene encoding DEAD-box ATP-dependent RNA helicase 16 yields MAETTEKPPKEIESEEEEDQTFETLGLDGRLIRALNKKKIHKPTPIQQVAIPLILQGKDVVARAKTGSGKTFAYLLPLLQKLFASESKKKLAPSAIVLVPTRELSQQVYTEVSSLIEFCRVPLKVVQLTSSMPAPDWKTALAALPEILVTTPACIKKCLLDGVLQPASIDDSLEILVLDEADLLLSYGYEADIKAFTPHIPKRCQCLLMSATASDDVEKLKKLILHNSYILTLPEVGDIKDDVIPKNVQQFWISCSFRDKLLYILSLLKLELVQKKVLIFTNTIDMGFRLKLFLEKFGIRSAVLNSELPQNSRLHILEEFNAGLFDYLIATDKSKSQESEDKAESSIELKKSRKHAKHKADSEFGVVRGIDFKNVHTVVNLDMPLSAEGYVHRIGRTGRAYSTGASISLVSPDEITIFEEIKSFLGDDEKDDSNLIAPFPLLTKNAVESLRYRAEDVAKSVTKIAVRESRAQDLRNEILNSEKLKSHFEVNPRDLDLLKHDKVLSKKPPAPHLRDVPDYLLDATTKEASKTVKLARAAMGNPKPARRNGYKKKTKKNKDPLKTFTTEGQKRARRGGSKAEGKDGNDNHRQKKRRA; encoded by the exons ATGGCTGAAACCACAGAAAAGCCGCCCAAGGAAATTGAAAGCGAAGAAGAAGAGGACCAGACCTTCGAAACCCTCGGGCTTGATGGTCGCCTTATCCGTGCCctaaacaagaagaaaattcaTAAGCCCACGCCCATTCAGCAAGTCGCTATCCCTCTCATCCTT CAAGGTAAGGATGTGGTTGCTAGGGCAAAGACTGGTTCTGGGAAAACATTTGCGTATCTGCTTCCGTTGCTTCAGAAGCTGTTTGCTTCTGAATCAAAGAAGAAACTTGCTCCCAGTGCAATCGTTCTCGTGCCTACTCGGGAACTCTCTCAGCAG GTTTATACAGAAGTTTCATCATTGATTGAATTCTGTAGAGTTCCATTGAAAGTTGTACAGTTGACAAGCAGCATGCCTGCTCCTGATTGG AAGACGGCTTTAGCTGCACTACCTGAGATTCTGGTTACTACACCAGCTTGCATAAAGAAATGCTTGTTAGATGGTGTTCTTCAACCAGCTTCCATTGATGATTCACTAGAAATTCTCGTTCTCGATGAG GCAGATCTTCTGTTGTCATATGGTTATGAGGCAGATATAAAAGCATTTACACCTCACATCCCTAAGCGTTGTCAATGTCTTCTTATGTCTGCCACCGCAAG TGATGATGTTGAAAAACTGAAGAAGCTGATTCTGCATAACTCTTACATTTTGACTTTACCTGAAGTTGGAGATATCAAGGATGATGTCATCCCGAAAAATGTGCAGCAATTCTGG ATATCGTGCAGTTTTCGTGACAAGTTACTGTACATACTGTCCCTCTTGAAGTTGGAGCTGGTTCAGAAAAAAGTTCTGATATTCACTAATACAATTGACATGGGGTTCAGATTAAAACTATTTCTGGAAAAG TTTGGAATCAGATCAGCTGTTTTAAACTCAGAGTTGCCACAAAATTCTCGTCTGCACATTCTTGAG GAATTCAATGCTGGGctttttgattatttgattGCGACTGATAAAAGCAAATCACAAGAGAGTGAAGACAAGGCGGAGAGTAGTATTGAACTAAAAAAATCTAGAAAGCATGCTAAACATAAAGCTGACTCTGAGTTTGGAGTGGTGCGGGGAATTGACTTCAAAAATGTACACACG GTTGTAAATTTGGATATGCCTCTAAGTGCTGAAGGATATGTTCATCGAATCGGACGTACAGGAAGGGCATATAGTACTGGTGCTTCTATCTCCCTT GTGTCTCCAGATGAGATAACAATCTTTGAAGAAATAAAATCCTTTTTGGGGGATGATGAGAAAGACGATTCAAACTTAATTGCTCCATTTCCTTTACTGACCAAGAACGCAGTGGAGTCTTTACGATATAGAGCTGAG GATGTTGCAAAGAGTGTGACAAAGATTGCTGTCAGAGAATCGCGAGCtcaagatttgagaaatgaaattcTCAATTCTGAAAA GTTGAAATCTCATTTTGAAGTTAATCCAAGAGACCTAG ATCTGTTGAAACATGACAAGGTTCTCAGCAAGAAGCCCCCCGCTCCTCACCTACGTGATGTGCCTGATTACCTGTTGGACGCAACTACTAAAGAAGCCAGCAAGACCGTTAAGCTTGCTAGAGCTGCAATGGGAAATCCCAAACCTGCTCGCCGTAATGGATAtaagaaaaaaaccaaaaagaacaAGGACCCCCTCAAGACTTTCACCACGGAG GGACAAAAGAGAGCTCGTAGGGGCGGGTCGAAGGCAGAAGGAAAAGACGGCAATGACAACCATAGACAAAAGAAGAGAAGGGCGTAA
- the LOC126611201 gene encoding pentatricopeptide repeat-containing protein At3g49740 yields MRFHFYKEPTKTLTQVATKQILKLNQTLANLTRSHRYSEALQLFTQIHSSPSVGPDHYTLSSAVTACANCRDVAFGTQLHAHAIRTGLKAYPHVANTLLSLYAKDEDLTSVKWVFDGIENPDVYSWTTLFSACTKLGHVDYACEVFDKMPQKGSVAIWNAMITGCAENGFDEVAIDFFCEMHRMGVMHDNYGFASVLSLCGLGLLGFGRQVHSLVLKTGFLGRSSVVNALITMYFNCRSVSEAFDLFEEAEGAIYDQITFNVMIDGLVSAGRDKEALEMFKLMQEACLRPTELTFVSVMTSCSTARVANHVLAQAVKSGFEPFTSVSNAAITMYSGCGDLHAAYQVFQTLEEKDLISWNTMISTYAQGNDSKLAILVYQQMQRAGVKPDEFTFGSLLASSELIEIVQMVQALAHKNGLILKIYVSNALVSAYAKLGLIDLAYPVFEDIESKNLISWNAIVSGFLLNGLVKEGLEQFSNLLMSEHRPDVCTLSIILSICSSTSALKDGKQVHGYILKFGFSHQMCLGNALITMYAKCGVIDWSVRVFNAMTQKDTVSWNSLIAAYAQHGQGNEAVRCFEAMQDASAVKPDQATFTAVLSACSHAGLVVDGTRIFNSMIRNYGFIPEVDHFSCIVDLLGRAGYLDEAETVINSKQIEAHPNIWWTLISSCAAHGNLRLGRTVAGFLLETEQNNPTVYVLLASIYAAAGQWEEAANVRELMNRTRVPKIPGLSWIKS; encoded by the coding sequence ATGAGGTTCCACTTCTACAAAGAACCCACAAAAACCCTTACCCAAGTCGCCACTAAGCAGATCCTCAAACTGAACCAAACGCTCGCCAACCTCACGCGCTCGCACCGTTACTCAGAGGCCCTCCAGCTTTTCACCCAAATCCACTCCTCACCGTCCGTAGGACCGGACCACTACACGCTCTCATCTGCCGTCACCGCCTGCGCCAATTGCCGCGACGTTGCTTTCGGAACCCAACTCCATGCCCACGCCATCCGGACTGGCCTTAAAGCCTACCCTCACGTAGCCAACACCCTGCTCTCGCTCTATGCGAAAGACGAAGACTTGACTTCTGTGAAATGGGTCTTCGACGGGATTGAAAACCCAGATGTTTATTCGTGGACCACGCTGTTTTCGGCTTGTACAAAATTGGGGCATGTGGATTATGCCTGTGAGGTGTTTGATAAAATGCCCCAAAAGGGTAGTGTGGCGATTTGGAATGCGATGATTACCGGGTGTGCGGAGAATGGGTTTGATGAGGTTgctattgattttttttgtgaaatgcATAGGATGGGtgttatgcatgataattatgGTTTTGCTAGTGTTTTGAGTTTGTGTGGTTTGGGGCTCTTAGGTTTTGGGAGGCAGGTGCATTCTTTAGTGCTTAAAACCGGGTTTTTGGGTAGAAGTTCTGTTGTTAATGCTCTGATAACTATGTATTTTAACTGCAGAAGTGTTTCGGAGGCATTTGATTTATTTGAAGAAGCGGAAGGTGCAATATATGATCAGATTACTTTTAATGTGATGATAGATGGTTTGGTGAGTGCCGGAAGAGATAAAGAAGCTTTGGAAATGTTCAAATTGATGCAAGAGGCATGTCTTAGGCCTACCGAGCTGACTTTTGTAAGTGTCATGACCTCGTGTTCAACTGCAAGAGTTGCCAACCATGTACTTGCCCAAGCTGTTAAGTCGGGTTTCGAACCTTTTACTTCTGTGAGCAATGCAGCAATAACCATGTATTCTGGTTGTGGGGATTTGCATGCTGCTTACCAGGTTTTTCAGACATTGGAGGAGAAGGATCTCATATCATGGAACACCATGATCTCAACTTATGCTCAAGGGAATGACAGTAAATTAGCCATCTTGGTCTACCAGCAAATGCAGAGGGCAGGGGTCAAACCAGATGAGTTTACTTTTGGAAGTTTGTTAGCAAGCTCGGAGTTGATTGAGATCGTGCAAATGGTTCAAGCCCTTGCACACAAAAATGGGCTTATCCTTAAGATCTACGTTTCAAATGCATTGGTATCTGCATATGCTAAGCTGGGTCTGATTGATCTGGCCTATCCAGTATTCGAAGATATCGAGTCCAAAAATTTGATCTCCTGGAATGCTATTGTTTCCGGATTCCTGTTGAATGGATTGGTAAAAGAAGGGCTAGAGCAATTTTCTAATCTACTAATGTCAGAACACAGGCCAGATGTGTGTACCTTGAGTATTATTTTGAGCATTTGTTCAAGCACATCAGCCTTGAAAGACGGAAAACAAGTTCATGGCTACATTCTCAAATTTGGGTTTTCGCATCAGATGTGCTTAGGCAATGCCCTCATCACCATGTACGCTAAATGCGGGGTTATAGATTGGTCCGTAAGAGTTTTCAATGCAATGACTCAAAAGGATACAGTCTCTTGGAATTCCCTGATAGCTGCTTATGCACAGCATGGGCAAGGAAATGAAGCTGTGCGCTGTTTTGAGGCAATGCAAGACGCATCTGCAGTCAAACCAGACCAGGCCACCTTTACGGCAGTCCTTTCCGCTTGCAGCCATGCTGGTCTAGTTGTTGATGGTACCCGAATTTTCAATTCCATGATTCGTAATTATGGCTTTATACCTGAAGTTGATCACTTTTCATGTATAGTTGACCTTCTAGGTCGTGCTGGGTATCTTGATGAGGCGGAAACTGTAATAAACAGCAAGCAAATTGAAGCACATCCAAACATTTGGTGGACACTAATCAGTTCTTGTGCAGCACATGGAAATTTAAGGCTAGGACGAACAGTTGCTGGGTTTCTCCTTGAAACCGAACAAAATAATCCAACAGTTTACGTGCTTCTGGCCAGTATTTATGCAGCTGCTGGTCAATGGGAAGAAGCAGCTAACGTGAGAGAATTGATGAACAGAACTCGGGTTCCGAAGATTCCTGGATTGAGTTGGATTAAGTCATAA
- the LOC126611228 gene encoding squalene epoxidase 3-like, with amino-acid sequence MLLQNPPRPRPRPCPYPHPHPSSSILIHTNQFQIHIPHHLPPISLSSHNSKTRTRTRRKPNITSCTHSRISSSGSPPSPSGPSSFSSGSSSFSSGFSSKMAATVAVDPYVLWTFFASLLGFLALSVLRRRNSDHAKSNAQKNKSNTTIVQDKSINSSDDGEFPPIHGSGTDVIVVGAGVAGAALALTLAKEGRHVHVIERDLTEPDRIVGELLQPGGYLKLMELGLEDCVEEIDAQRVVGYVLFKDGKNTRLTYPLEQFHSDVAGRSFHNGRFIQRMREKAAKLPNVQLKQGTVTSLLEVNGTIKGVRYKTKDGQELQAHAPLTIVCDGCFSNLRRTLCKPQVEVPSCFVGLILENCKLPFANHGHVILADPSPILFYQISSTEVRCLVDVPGQRVPPIANGAMANYLKTAVAPQVPPELHDAFVAAIDKGNIRTMPNRSMPANPQPTPGALLLGDAFNMRHPLTGGGMTVALSDIVVLKDLLKPLRNLHDAASLCTYLESFYTLRKPVASTINTLAGALYKVFSTSPDEARTEMRQACFDYLSLGGACSTGPVALLSGLNPCPLNLVLHFFAVAVYGVGRLLLPFPSPRRLWIGARLLLSASGIIFPIIKAEGVRQMFFPATIPAHHRAPPAE; translated from the exons ATGCTCCTACAAAACCCCCCACGTCCACGTCCACGCCCATGCCCATACCCACACCCACATCCCTCCTCCTCCATCCTCATCCACACCAATCAATTTCAAATTCACATCCCTCATCATCTACCtccaatctctctctcctcccataATTCCAAAACCAGAACCAGAACCAGAAGAAAGCCCAACATTACTAGTTGCACCCACTCCCGCATTTCTTCATCTGGGTCGCCGCCTTCTCCATCTGGgccttcttccttctcatctGGGTCTTCTTCTTTCTCATCTGGGTTTTCTTCTAAGATGGCGGCAACTGTGGCGGTTGATCCGTACGTTCTCTGGACCTTCTTCGCCTCCCTCTTAGGTTTTCTGGCTCTCTCTGTTCTCCGTCGCCGGAATTCCGACCACGCCAAGAGCAATGCTCAGAAGAACAAGAGTAATACGACGATCGTTCAGGATAAAAGCATCAACAGCTCTGACGACGGAGAATTCCCCCCAATTCACGGCTCCGGCACCGATGTAATCGTCGTCGGCGCCGGCGTTGCTGGCGCTGCTCTCGCCCTTACCCTCGCCAAG GAGGGAAGACATGTTCATGTGATTGAAAGAGACTTGACGGAGCCAGATCGAATCGTCGGCGAGCTTCTCCAGCCAGGAGGGTACCTCAAATTGATGGAGTTGGGTCTTGAAG ATTGTGTGGAGGAAATCGATGCTCAGCGAGTGGTCGGTTATGTTCTTTTTAAGGATGGGAAGAACACTCGGCTGACCTATCCTCTGGAACAGTTCCACTCCGATGTGGCGGGGAGAAGTTTCCACAATGGCCGATTCATACAGAGGATGAGGGAAAAAGCTGCAAAGCTTCCCAA tGTACAACTGAAGCAAGGTACTGTAACGTCCCTGCTTGAAGTAAATGGGACAATTAAGGGGGTTCGATACAAAACCAAGGATGGTCAAGAACTTCAAGCGCACGCTCCTCTTACGATTGTTTGTGATGGTTGCTTCTCAAATCTGCGCCGCACTCTTTGCAAGCCTCAG GTAGAAGTGCCCTCTTGTTTCGTGGGATTAATCTTGGAAAATTGCAAACTCCCATTTGCAAATCATGGGCATGTTATTCTAGCGGATCCCTCTCCGATCCTGTTTTATCAAATCAGCAGTACAGAGGTCCGCTGTTTGGTCGATGTGCCCGGCCAAAGGGTACCTCCCATTGCCAATGGTGCAATGGCTAACTACTTGAAGACTGCGGTGGCTCCACAG GTTCCACCGGAACTTCATGATGCCTTCGTTGCTGCAATTGATAAGGGAAATATTAGAACAATGCCAAACAGAAGCATGCCAGCTAATCCACAGCCAACTCCAGGAGCCCTTTTGCTGGGTGACGCTTTCAATATGCGCCATCCTTTAACCGGCGGAGGAATGACTGTGGCACTTTCTGATATTGTTGTACTCAAGGATCTTCTTAAGCCGCTGCGGAACCTACATGATGCAGCTTCCTTGTGCACATACCTAGAATCCTTTTATACCTTGCGCAAG CCGGTTGCATCTACGATAAATACCTTGGCAGGTGCCCTATACAAAGTGTTCTCCACCTCCCCTGATGAAGCAAGGACGGAGATGCGCCAAGCTTGTTTTGACTATCTAAGCCTTGGAGGTGCCTGTTCAACTGGGCCAGTGGCTTTGCTCTCTGGTCTAAATCCTTGTCCGTTGAATTTAGTTCTTCATTTTTTTGCTGTGGCGGTATACGGTGTTGGTCGTTTGCTACTACCATTTCCTTCACCGAGACGCTTGTGGATTGGAGCTAGATTACTTTTG AGTGCATCGGGTATAATATTTCCCATCATCAAGGCTGAAGGAGTAAGACAGATGTTCTTTCCAGCTACCATTCCAGCTCATCATAGAGCTCCTCCTGCCGAGTAA